From a region of the Branchiostoma floridae strain S238N-H82 chromosome 13, Bfl_VNyyK, whole genome shotgun sequence genome:
- the LOC118428743 gene encoding soluble calcium-activated nucleotidase 1-like isoform X1 has product MRRNVFSPTQGKDQADDSTREDTTANGESLVNGEISEKKPTQRASGSFQTSNATMEEDKMISIKTVTSPIRPVEANGIRLRFRMKVIVAVVAFVALIMLFYPSCKTTTYPADRFGQQTAYNSTYPMTAPWFSDRGTHYRIALITDLDHASKNDEKTWKSFFKKGVLVIKGDRVEVIWDESKPTVMTSSLAQGGRSMELSELTVFNGRLYSVDDRTGVVYEIVQTGDKTVAVPWVILGDGNGRSTNKGFKGEWIAVKDNTMYVGGLGKEWTTTTGVVQNTNPQWVKTIGFHGDVAHHDWVENYNAMREAAGCSYPGYMIHESGVWSDIHQRWFFLPRRASQLSYNEADDEHRATNLIISCSADFQDIRVQTIGKLNPIRGFSSFKFIPGTQDQVVVALKTEEDRGAIATFISVFRLDGKFLLTDQRIEGDFKYEGVDFI; this is encoded by the exons ATGCGTCGAAACGTGTTCAGCCCGACGCAG GGCAAGGACCAGGCCGACGACTCCACCAGAGAAGACACCACAGCCAATGGCGAAAGTCTAGTTAATGGCGAAATCTCCGAGAAGAAGCCGACCCAGCGAGCCAGTGGTAGTTTCCAGACATCTAACGCCACAATGGAAGAG GACAAAATGATCAGTATCAAGACGGTGACATCTCCGATAAGGCCGGTGGAGGCCAACGGCATCCGCCTGCGATTCCGCATGAAAGTCATCGTTGCTGTGGTCGCCTTCGTCGCCCTGATCATGCTGTTCTACCCCAGCTGCAAGACTACCACCTATCCTGCGGACCGTTTCGGCCAGCAGACGGCTTACAACAGCACGTACCCCATGACCGCGCCGTGGTTTTCCGACAGGGGGACTCACTACCGGATCGCTCTCATCACCGATCTCGACCACGCCTCCAAGAACGACGAGAAGACGTGGAAGAGTTTCTTCAAGAAGGGAGTTCTCGTCATCAAAGGAGACCGCGTGGAGGTGATCTGGGATGAGTCCAAGCCGACTGTGATGACCTCAAGCCTTGCTCAGGGCGGGAGGTCCATGGAGCTGTCTGAACTGACTGTGTTTAACGGGAGACTGTACAGCGTGGACGACAGGACAGGTGTTGTCTATGAGATAGTACAGACGGGTGACAAGACTGTGGCTGTGCCATGGGTCATCCTGGGGGACGGGAATGGGCGGTCCACAAATAAGG GTTTTAAAGGCGAGTGGATTGCAGTGAAggataatacaatgtatgtgggaGGGCTAGGAAAGGAGTGGACCACTACTACAG gtgtTGTACAGAACACAAATCCTCAGTGGGTGAAAACCATAGGTTTCCATGGAGATGTTGCCCACCATGACTGGGTGGAGAACTACAACGCCATGAGAGAAGCTGCAGGGTGTAGCTACCCAG GATACATGATCCATGAGTCAGGAGTGTGGAGCGACATCCACCAGCGCTGGTTCTTCCTCCCCCGCCGAGCCAGCCAGCTCAGCTACAACGAGGCTGACGACGAGCACAGGGCCACTAACCTCATCATCTCCTGTAGCGCAGACTTTCAGGACATCAGGGTCCAAACTATAGGGAAGCTGAACCCCATCAGGGGATTCTCCTCCTTTAAATTCATTCCAGGAACACAGGACCAAGTTGTGGTTGCCCTGAAGACAGAGGAGGACAGGGGTGCAATAGCAACCTTCATCTCAGTGTTCAGGCTGGATGGGAAATTTCTCCTCACAGATCAGAGAATAGAAGGGGACTTTAAGTATGAAGGtgttgactttatttga
- the LOC118428743 gene encoding soluble calcium-activated nucleotidase 1-like isoform X2 codes for MRRKVNRQGKDQADDSTREDTTANGESLVNGEISEKKPTQRASGSFQTSNATMEEDKMISIKTVTSPIRPVEANGIRLRFRMKVIVAVVAFVALIMLFYPSCKTTTYPADRFGQQTAYNSTYPMTAPWFSDRGTHYRIALITDLDHASKNDEKTWKSFFKKGVLVIKGDRVEVIWDESKPTVMTSSLAQGGRSMELSELTVFNGRLYSVDDRTGVVYEIVQTGDKTVAVPWVILGDGNGRSTNKGFKGEWIAVKDNTMYVGGLGKEWTTTTGVVQNTNPQWVKTIGFHGDVAHHDWVENYNAMREAAGCSYPGYMIHESGVWSDIHQRWFFLPRRASQLSYNEADDEHRATNLIISCSADFQDIRVQTIGKLNPIRGFSSFKFIPGTQDQVVVALKTEEDRGAIATFISVFRLDGKFLLTDQRIEGDFKYEGVDFI; via the exons ATGCGTCGGAAAGTGAACCGCCAG GGCAAGGACCAGGCCGACGACTCCACCAGAGAAGACACCACAGCCAATGGCGAAAGTCTAGTTAATGGCGAAATCTCCGAGAAGAAGCCGACCCAGCGAGCCAGTGGTAGTTTCCAGACATCTAACGCCACAATGGAAGAG GACAAAATGATCAGTATCAAGACGGTGACATCTCCGATAAGGCCGGTGGAGGCCAACGGCATCCGCCTGCGATTCCGCATGAAAGTCATCGTTGCTGTGGTCGCCTTCGTCGCCCTGATCATGCTGTTCTACCCCAGCTGCAAGACTACCACCTATCCTGCGGACCGTTTCGGCCAGCAGACGGCTTACAACAGCACGTACCCCATGACCGCGCCGTGGTTTTCCGACAGGGGGACTCACTACCGGATCGCTCTCATCACCGATCTCGACCACGCCTCCAAGAACGACGAGAAGACGTGGAAGAGTTTCTTCAAGAAGGGAGTTCTCGTCATCAAAGGAGACCGCGTGGAGGTGATCTGGGATGAGTCCAAGCCGACTGTGATGACCTCAAGCCTTGCTCAGGGCGGGAGGTCCATGGAGCTGTCTGAACTGACTGTGTTTAACGGGAGACTGTACAGCGTGGACGACAGGACAGGTGTTGTCTATGAGATAGTACAGACGGGTGACAAGACTGTGGCTGTGCCATGGGTCATCCTGGGGGACGGGAATGGGCGGTCCACAAATAAGG GTTTTAAAGGCGAGTGGATTGCAGTGAAggataatacaatgtatgtgggaGGGCTAGGAAAGGAGTGGACCACTACTACAG gtgtTGTACAGAACACAAATCCTCAGTGGGTGAAAACCATAGGTTTCCATGGAGATGTTGCCCACCATGACTGGGTGGAGAACTACAACGCCATGAGAGAAGCTGCAGGGTGTAGCTACCCAG GATACATGATCCATGAGTCAGGAGTGTGGAGCGACATCCACCAGCGCTGGTTCTTCCTCCCCCGCCGAGCCAGCCAGCTCAGCTACAACGAGGCTGACGACGAGCACAGGGCCACTAACCTCATCATCTCCTGTAGCGCAGACTTTCAGGACATCAGGGTCCAAACTATAGGGAAGCTGAACCCCATCAGGGGATTCTCCTCCTTTAAATTCATTCCAGGAACACAGGACCAAGTTGTGGTTGCCCTGAAGACAGAGGAGGACAGGGGTGCAATAGCAACCTTCATCTCAGTGTTCAGGCTGGATGGGAAATTTCTCCTCACAGATCAGAGAATAGAAGGGGACTTTAAGTATGAAGGtgttgactttatttga